A stretch of Armatimonadota bacterium DNA encodes these proteins:
- the recG gene encoding ATP-dependent DNA helicase RecG: MSSAPGPHKRTLDDEIQYLKGVGPRNAGLLAKVGIKTVRDILFHLPRRYEDRTKLPKMQSLRSGDVVTVRGKLLGLETKQVRGGMVILRAVISDGTGTVGLTWFNQPWVKKALEGFKGEIIAFGQVKESGWTYDINSPEYEKVDPEDEAEGFQRIMPVYPLSEGLPQWVVRKAAVSALQTHAELLEESLPAAIQRTHGLMSLELAIQRVHRPESLEDVDAARRRMVFEEFLWLQLALGMKRNETHRESGEPFPISKMEGLWDEIHRMLPFELTGAQKRVIGEIFSDLEAPFPMNRLLQGDVGSGKTAVAAAAMLAAVRCGYQAALMAPTEILAEQHRMNLESLFAPLGIEVALLVGRQTSTERRKALAHTETGKAGIVIGTHALIQEGVRFHKLGFVVIDEQHRFGVLQRAALKEKGYGNPDVLVMTATPIPRTLTMTLYGDLDVSVIDELPPGRKPIKTHWKVRSERDSVYEGVRKLIEGGRQAYIVCPLVADSEKMLAQAAEDLHYRLTHETYPDFAVGLLHGQMKPKEKDDVMARFRAGEVQVLVSTTVIEVGVDVPNASVMVVEDANRFGLSQLHQLRGRVGRGSAQSFCVLLGDGRTEDAQARLSIMSETTDGFRIAEEDLKLRGPGELLGTKQAGSLGLKVADLLKDGRVLEEARQAAMRILENDPGLSQPDHAALREGMLRLQPERAAVITS, translated from the coding sequence ATGTCCTCCGCCCCCGGACCTCATAAACGCACACTGGACGACGAGATTCAGTATCTGAAGGGCGTCGGACCCAGGAACGCAGGCCTGCTCGCAAAGGTCGGCATCAAGACCGTTCGCGACATTCTGTTCCACCTCCCCAGGCGCTATGAGGACAGGACCAAGCTCCCCAAGATGCAGAGCCTGCGCTCCGGCGACGTGGTGACCGTGCGCGGAAAGCTCCTCGGACTGGAGACCAAGCAGGTGCGCGGCGGGATGGTGATTCTGCGCGCCGTCATCAGCGATGGCACCGGCACGGTCGGGCTCACTTGGTTCAACCAGCCCTGGGTGAAGAAGGCGCTCGAGGGGTTCAAAGGCGAGATCATCGCTTTTGGCCAGGTCAAGGAATCCGGCTGGACCTACGACATCAACAGCCCCGAGTACGAAAAGGTCGATCCTGAGGATGAGGCCGAGGGGTTTCAGCGGATCATGCCCGTGTACCCGCTTAGCGAGGGCCTCCCGCAATGGGTGGTCCGAAAGGCTGCCGTGTCTGCCCTGCAGACCCACGCGGAGCTCCTGGAAGAATCGCTTCCTGCAGCCATCCAGCGGACCCACGGCCTCATGTCCCTCGAACTTGCCATCCAGCGTGTCCACCGGCCCGAGAGCCTTGAGGACGTAGACGCGGCACGGCGCAGGATGGTCTTCGAGGAGTTCCTGTGGCTGCAACTTGCGCTCGGCATGAAGCGGAACGAGACCCACCGCGAATCTGGCGAGCCGTTCCCGATCTCGAAGATGGAGGGGCTTTGGGACGAGATTCACAGGATGCTTCCGTTTGAGCTAACCGGGGCGCAAAAGCGGGTCATCGGCGAGATCTTCTCCGATCTGGAGGCGCCATTCCCGATGAACCGATTGCTGCAAGGCGACGTCGGGTCGGGCAAGACCGCCGTGGCGGCAGCGGCGATGCTTGCCGCGGTCCGGTGCGGCTATCAGGCGGCCCTCATGGCGCCAACCGAGATCCTCGCCGAGCAGCACCGGATGAATCTGGAGAGCCTCTTTGCGCCGCTGGGGATCGAGGTGGCGCTCTTGGTGGGCAGGCAAACCTCCACGGAGCGAAGAAAGGCCCTGGCGCACACCGAAACGGGCAAGGCCGGCATCGTGATCGGCACCCATGCCCTGATTCAAGAAGGCGTCCGTTTCCACAAGCTGGGTTTCGTCGTGATCGATGAGCAGCATCGCTTTGGCGTTCTGCAGCGGGCGGCCCTCAAGGAAAAGGGGTACGGCAACCCTGACGTGCTGGTGATGACGGCCACGCCCATCCCCAGAACCCTGACCATGACCCTTTACGGCGACCTCGATGTGAGCGTCATCGACGAACTGCCGCCGGGGCGAAAGCCGATCAAGACGCACTGGAAGGTGCGCTCGGAGCGCGATTCGGTCTATGAGGGAGTGCGAAAACTCATCGAGGGTGGCCGGCAGGCGTACATTGTGTGCCCTTTGGTGGCCGATAGCGAAAAGATGCTCGCCCAAGCCGCCGAAGATTTACATTACAGGCTTACGCATGAAACCTATCCAGATTTTGCGGTAGGGTTGCTGCACGGCCAAATGAAACCCAAGGAGAAGGACGACGTGATGGCACGGTTTCGGGCGGGCGAGGTCCAGGTCTTGGTGAGCACTACTGTTATCGAGGTGGGGGTCGACGTGCCGAATGCGAGCGTGATGGTCGTCGAAGACGCCAACCGCTTCGGCCTTAGCCAGCTTCACCAGCTTCGTGGAAGGGTGGGTAGAGGCTCGGCGCAGAGCTTCTGTGTTCTGCTAGGCGACGGCCGGACCGAAGACGCCCAGGCCAGGCTGAGCATTATGTCGGAGACCACCGACGGCTTCAGGATCGCAGAAGAGGACCTGAAACTCAGGGGTCCCGGTGAGCTTCTTGGAACCAAGCAAGCGGGCAGTCTGGGCCTAAAAGTGGCCGACCTCTTAAAGGACGGCAGGGTGCTTGAGGAGGCTCGTCAGGCGGCGATGCGAATCCTTGAGAACGATCCCGGACTCTCACAACCGGATCACGCAGCGCTTCGCGAAGGCATGCTGCGACTCCAACCCGAACGCGCCGCCGTCATCACATCCTGA
- a CDS encoding glutathione peroxidase, translating to MSFSLFFGRKAAPLDPKAAGSLYDFKMKDIDGKEMPLAKFKGKVVLVVNVASKCGLTPQYEGLQKLYTTYKDRGLVVLGFPANQFGGQEPGTDTEIKEFCTGKYNVTFPMFSKIVVKGEGIHPLYTWLLQSTENKGDIEWNFAKFLVGKDGKVLKRFAPRVTPDDKDFVASIEAALK from the coding sequence ATGTCGTTCAGCCTCTTCTTTGGGAGGAAGGCCGCGCCCCTCGATCCCAAAGCGGCCGGCTCCCTTTACGACTTCAAAATGAAGGACATCGACGGCAAGGAGATGCCGCTCGCCAAGTTCAAGGGCAAGGTGGTGCTGGTGGTCAATGTGGCCAGCAAGTGCGGCCTCACTCCCCAATATGAGGGCCTTCAGAAGCTCTACACCACGTATAAGGACAGAGGCCTCGTGGTCCTCGGCTTCCCGGCGAACCAGTTCGGTGGCCAAGAGCCAGGCACCGACACCGAGATCAAGGAGTTCTGCACCGGCAAGTACAACGTCACCTTCCCGATGTTCTCGAAGATCGTGGTCAAGGGCGAGGGGATCCACCCGCTCTACACCTGGCTGCTGCAGTCCACCGAGAACAAGGGCGACATCGAGTGGAACTTCGCCAAGTTCCTGGTCGGAAAGGACGGCAAGGTGCTGAAGCGCTTCGCTCCCCGCGTGACTCCGGACGACAAGGATTTCGTTGCCTCGATCGAAGCGGCGTTGAAGTAA
- a CDS encoding Sapep family Mn(2+)-dependent dipeptidase, with the protein MPSPDVLRAQDWLRAHEAELLSDTIEMLRINSIESTPEPNAPFGAGNRKALDLALSMAARDGFRVKDIDGYAGYAEFGEGERLIVSLGHLDVVPVGDGWKHEPFGAEIDGGYIYARGSTDDKGPTMASYYAARALKETCPNLGGRIRIVFGCNEESGMKCVEKYYEVEGAPTLGVAPDSGWPLYHGEKGIANLHVELDSPKSDFQIVSVSGGQRPNIVIDACSASVHVAGSVRSEVEDKLASAWDKNVQWTWSGGRLEVHALGKAAHGAFPFGGDSAATRLFRFLRELSPLSTQAFYDELMESAHISGVGLGIHGRDEESQDLTCNLGIVSSREGVIELLFNIRYPVTWTGEQLKGKCVGHLASLKSGWKLASMDDSPSLYFPLDHPLVKTICEVHKEETGEDKEPGTMGGGTYARKLPNTVSIGTGWEGDGNAHETDERLSIESLHKMSRIYAHILYRLVKLEPN; encoded by the coding sequence ATGCCTTCACCCGACGTTTTGCGCGCACAAGACTGGCTGCGCGCCCACGAAGCTGAACTCCTTTCCGACACGATTGAGATGCTGCGCATCAATTCGATCGAGTCCACCCCTGAGCCCAACGCCCCCTTCGGCGCGGGCAATCGAAAAGCGCTCGATCTGGCGCTCTCGATGGCGGCGAGAGACGGTTTCAGGGTGAAGGACATCGACGGCTACGCCGGGTATGCCGAATTTGGCGAGGGCGAGCGGCTGATCGTCTCGCTCGGGCATCTCGACGTCGTGCCCGTCGGCGACGGCTGGAAACACGAACCGTTCGGCGCGGAAATCGATGGCGGCTATATCTACGCCCGGGGCTCCACCGACGACAAAGGCCCCACGATGGCCTCCTACTACGCCGCGAGGGCTCTCAAAGAGACCTGCCCCAACCTGGGCGGCCGAATCCGCATCGTTTTCGGCTGCAATGAGGAATCGGGCATGAAGTGCGTGGAGAAGTATTACGAGGTCGAGGGAGCACCGACGCTCGGCGTCGCGCCAGACTCCGGCTGGCCCCTTTATCACGGAGAAAAGGGCATCGCCAACCTCCACGTCGAGCTGGATTCTCCTAAATCGGACTTCCAGATCGTATCGGTCTCTGGCGGCCAACGGCCAAACATTGTCATCGACGCCTGCTCGGCTTCCGTCCACGTGGCGGGCTCGGTTCGATCTGAGGTCGAGGACAAGTTGGCGTCGGCTTGGGACAAAAACGTTCAGTGGACCTGGAGCGGTGGCCGCTTGGAGGTTCACGCGCTCGGCAAAGCCGCCCACGGCGCGTTTCCCTTCGGGGGCGACTCGGCCGCTACGCGCCTCTTCCGATTCCTGAGGGAGCTCTCGCCGCTCAGCACCCAGGCTTTCTACGATGAACTCATGGAGAGCGCCCACATTTCGGGCGTCGGCCTTGGCATCCACGGACGCGATGAAGAGAGCCAGGACCTGACATGCAACCTCGGCATCGTCTCGTCGCGCGAGGGCGTAATCGAACTGCTCTTCAACATCCGTTACCCAGTGACATGGACCGGCGAACAGCTCAAAGGCAAGTGTGTGGGCCACCTGGCCTCGCTCAAAAGCGGTTGGAAGCTCGCGTCGATGGACGACAGTCCCTCGCTGTACTTCCCGCTGGACCACCCGCTGGTCAAGACCATCTGCGAGGTTCACAAGGAAGAGACGGGCGAGGACAAGGAACCCGGAACCATGGGTGGCGGAACCTACGCGCGCAAGCTGCCGAACACCGTGAGCATCGGTACAGGATGGGAGGGCGACGGCAACGCGCACGAGACCGACGAGAGGCTCAGCATCGAAAGCCTGCACAAAATGAGCAGGATTTATGCGCACATTCTTTACAGGCTCGTCAAGTTAGAGCCAAACTAA
- the galK gene encoding galactokinase — MKVARAARKAYIEQFRDEPEVVAFAPGRINLIGEHTDYNDGYVFPVAIDRGIAVAASRSNGSVSEMTSLEVGKGAPFDTSYPINKEPKSWTVYPAGMAWAIHREFKRAMPNLCAVVHGDLPVASGVSSSAAIEVAFGRVYAAIEGFELDPFRLAQIAQRCEIEFVGVNCGIMDMTASSCAKAGCAMLLDTRSFEIRHVPLPKGLSIALLDTCTPRALSASAYNERRSQCEAAAAALGVPSLRDATESALEAKKNDLPATVFRRARHVITENQRCLDFVAALEGGDFSALGDLMAGSHASLRDDYEVSSPELNAMVEAALASPGCVGARMTGAGFGGACVALTRSKEAANFLDSTKVGYAQRTGRKGSFLLCSPSEGAHIVESIS; from the coding sequence ATGAAGGTTGCCCGGGCCGCACGCAAAGCCTACATCGAGCAGTTCCGCGATGAACCTGAAGTCGTGGCCTTTGCACCAGGGCGCATCAACCTGATCGGCGAGCACACGGACTACAACGACGGCTACGTGTTTCCCGTGGCGATCGATCGCGGCATCGCCGTTGCGGCGTCGCGGTCGAACGGTTCGGTGAGTGAAATGACCTCTCTTGAGGTCGGCAAGGGTGCGCCATTCGACACCAGCTACCCCATCAACAAAGAACCCAAGAGCTGGACCGTCTACCCGGCCGGCATGGCCTGGGCCATCCATCGGGAGTTCAAGAGGGCCATGCCCAACCTCTGCGCTGTGGTCCATGGAGACTTGCCCGTGGCCAGCGGCGTGAGTAGCAGCGCGGCCATCGAGGTGGCCTTTGGGCGCGTGTATGCCGCCATCGAGGGGTTCGAGCTCGATCCATTCCGGCTGGCGCAGATCGCCCAGCGGTGCGAGATCGAGTTCGTCGGCGTGAATTGCGGGATCATGGACATGACGGCGTCTTCCTGTGCCAAGGCGGGCTGCGCGATGCTGCTCGACACGCGCTCGTTCGAGATCCGGCACGTTCCATTGCCGAAAGGGCTGAGCATCGCGCTTCTCGACACTTGCACGCCGCGAGCCCTGAGCGCTTCCGCCTACAACGAGCGCCGGTCGCAATGCGAAGCGGCGGCCGCGGCCCTGGGCGTTCCGTCCCTGCGTGACGCCACCGAGTCGGCTCTTGAAGCCAAGAAGAACGACCTTCCAGCGACCGTCTTTCGCCGCGCTCGGCACGTCATCACCGAGAATCAGCGGTGCCTTGACTTTGTGGCCGCGCTCGAAGGGGGCGACTTCAGCGCGCTTGGCGACCTCATGGCGGGAAGCCACGCCAGCCTCAGAGACGATTATGAGGTCAGCAGTCCCGAACTGAACGCGATGGTCGAGGCGGCGCTGGCGTCGCCCGGATGCGTTGGCGCCCGCATGACCGGGGCCGGCTTCGGGGGGGCTTGTGTGGCCCTCACACGCTCGAAAGAGGCAGCGAATTTCCTTGATTCGACGAAGGTCGGGTACGCTCAAAGAACCGGCCGGAAAGGGAGTTTTCTGCTCTGTAGCCCAAGTGAGGGGGCGCACATCGTGGAATCCATTTCCTAG
- a CDS encoding response regulator transcription factor has translation MAMPSASRSDVAKRGVRLTKREIEVLSLIAQGHSSKEAADVLFVSKRTVDFHLANIYDKLQVNNRVQAFRAATRLGLIPFEPVFGAMRD, from the coding sequence ATGGCAATGCCTAGCGCATCGAGATCGGACGTGGCCAAGCGCGGCGTTCGTCTTACAAAGCGAGAAATCGAAGTACTGAGCTTGATTGCACAAGGACACAGCAGCAAGGAAGCGGCTGACGTTCTGTTCGTTTCGAAGCGAACTGTCGATTTTCATCTCGCAAACATCTACGATAAACTTCAAGTGAACAATCGTGTCCAGGCCTTCCGCGCGGCGACGCGTCTCGGTCTGATTCCGTTCGAGCCGGTTTTCGGCGCGATGCGGGACTAA
- a CDS encoding ABC transporter permease → MRIARAVLLRFVYGLVSLIFISFITFLADEVAPGDAATVRAGEKATKAQLTLLRHQMGLDRPMMIRYGEWLGKAARFDFGESYYGTKEPVTDIVKRNLPTTLKIATSAILLAAILGIFFGTLAAVWENRFLDRTVLSVSTLGVTLPNFVLAPILIYVFALKLDRLPQNWTTPLAGPEWMYLLLPVVVLSARPTAMLTRLTRASMVETLKQEFIKLAIAKGVPTNRLIFRHALRNAILPVVTAIGTSFGFLLTGSFVVETFFTLPGIGREAIEAIQKGNMPVVQACILITGLMFITINTLVDMVLPILDPRIRESQV, encoded by the coding sequence GTGAGGATCGCGAGGGCCGTACTGCTCAGGTTTGTCTATGGCCTCGTCAGCCTGATCTTTATCAGCTTCATCACCTTTCTGGCGGATGAGGTCGCCCCTGGAGACGCCGCGACCGTCCGGGCCGGCGAAAAGGCCACCAAAGCACAACTCACCTTGCTCCGGCATCAAATGGGCCTCGATCGGCCGATGATGATCCGCTATGGCGAGTGGCTGGGCAAGGCGGCAAGGTTTGATTTTGGGGAAAGTTATTACGGGACCAAAGAGCCGGTCACCGACATCGTCAAGCGCAACCTCCCCACCACCCTCAAGATAGCCACGAGCGCGATCCTGCTCGCCGCGATCCTCGGCATCTTCTTCGGCACGTTGGCCGCAGTCTGGGAGAACCGTTTCCTTGACCGCACCGTTTTGAGCGTAAGCACTCTGGGGGTGACGCTGCCCAACTTTGTGTTGGCGCCGATCCTCATCTATGTCTTCGCGCTCAAGCTCGACCGGCTGCCCCAGAACTGGACGACCCCCCTTGCGGGCCCCGAGTGGATGTACCTCTTGTTGCCCGTGGTGGTGCTTTCCGCCAGGCCCACGGCCATGCTGACCCGTCTCACCCGTGCCAGCATGGTGGAGACGCTCAAGCAGGAATTCATCAAACTGGCCATCGCCAAGGGTGTGCCCACAAACCGCCTCATCTTCCGACACGCGCTGCGCAACGCCATCCTGCCGGTCGTCACGGCGATCGGTACCAGCTTCGGCTTCTTGCTCACAGGCTCGTTCGTCGTCGAGACGTTCTTCACGTTACCGGGCATTGGGCGTGAGGCCATCGAGGCCATTCAAAAGGGCAACATGCCCGTGGTGCAAGCCTGCATCCTGATAACCGGCCTGATGTTCATCACGATCAACACGCTCGTGGACATGGTGCTGCCGATCCTCGATCCGCGCATTAGGGAGAGCCAGGTATGA
- a CDS encoding ABC transporter permease: MKRTGARWGMIVGGAFLVLLILVAVIYPMVGPAYTKEVGPKFSGPSLQYWLGTDELGRDTFARVAYGARISLFIGLAVQAIALIVGIAVGTAGVFAPKWIRVPLMRFTDGMFAFPDLLLAVLLIAIFGMGVTPVIAALAITHWPGTARLVMTQTASLKDREFVVAARALGANTFYITVKHVLPQMWGILLAVSMVDLAGTILAESTLSFLGIGVQAPEPSWGSLIMRGRANIESHPELLIWPCLALSATIYALNFVGDGLREWLDPRSK; encoded by the coding sequence ATGAAGCGAACCGGCGCTCGGTGGGGGATGATTGTCGGCGGCGCGTTCCTCGTGCTGCTGATCTTGGTGGCGGTCATCTATCCGATGGTGGGTCCTGCCTATACCAAGGAGGTTGGCCCCAAGTTCTCAGGTCCGAGCCTCCAGTATTGGCTGGGCACCGACGAGTTGGGCCGCGACACCTTCGCGCGCGTGGCCTATGGAGCCCGGATTTCCCTGTTCATCGGCTTGGCTGTTCAGGCGATTGCTCTGATTGTGGGGATCGCGGTGGGCACAGCGGGCGTCTTCGCGCCGAAGTGGATCCGCGTTCCGCTCATGCGCTTCACCGATGGCATGTTCGCCTTTCCCGATTTGCTGCTCGCCGTGCTTCTCATCGCGATCTTCGGCATGGGGGTGACGCCAGTGATTGCTGCGCTCGCCATCACCCACTGGCCGGGAACCGCCCGCTTGGTCATGACCCAAACGGCCTCACTGAAGGACCGCGAATTTGTGGTGGCAGCGCGTGCTCTGGGAGCCAACACCTTCTATATCACCGTCAAACACGTCCTTCCACAGATGTGGGGCATCCTGCTCGCAGTGAGCATGGTCGACCTGGCCGGCACGATCCTTGCCGAAAGCACATTGAGCTTCCTTGGCATCGGTGTGCAGGCGCCTGAGCCCAGTTGGGGCAGCCTAATCATGCGGGGGCGGGCGAACATCGAGTCGCACCCCGAGCTGCTCATCTGGCCCTGCCTGGCGCTCAGCGCCACCATCTATGCGTTGAACTTCGTCGGCGACGGCTTGCGCGAATGGCTTGACCCGAGGTCGAAGTAG
- the hisI gene encoding phosphoribosyl-AMP cyclohydrolase, which yields MSQLDRLLDSLKYDSNGLIPAVIQDHENGQVLMVAWMNRESLEQTIATGKCTYWSRSRQKFWVKGETSGHTQAVKRIAIDCDLDTLLIWVDQAGAACHENYRSCFFRDLTSDGLTVNAERVED from the coding sequence ATGAGCCAACTCGATCGCCTCCTCGATAGCCTCAAGTACGATTCAAACGGATTGATCCCGGCAGTGATTCAGGATCACGAAAACGGTCAAGTGTTGATGGTCGCGTGGATGAATCGCGAATCATTGGAGCAGACGATAGCGACTGGCAAGTGCACTTATTGGAGCCGCTCGCGGCAGAAGTTCTGGGTGAAAGGTGAAACGAGCGGCCACACCCAGGCAGTCAAGCGCATCGCGATCGATTGCGATCTGGACACGCTACTGATCTGGGTCGACCAGGCTGGGGCGGCATGCCACGAGAACTATAGGTCCTGCTTCTTTAGGGATCTGACGTCGGATGGCCTCACGGTGAACGCTGAGCGCGTGGAAGACTGA
- a CDS encoding beta-lactamase family protein — translation MATSFENLSPLLESAIAERVFPCAAYAIGVPGDLEFGFAGAHTYAAAAPRAASETLFDLASLTKPLYVTAAAMLLHQEGRLDLDAHAIDIWPEFTGAGMEAITVRHLLRHDSGLPAYLRIEDDAPTPGEAAAKLLGLLHKPLPSDPGEETVYSCLNAIYLDAVLHEVVNGDVKMFVRKKLYDTIAIRPHFLPSEEDHARCAPTIAIEPWRRRVREKQGKPYAADAVFVQGEVHDPLAFLQGGVSGNAGLFGTIADVSGFAQEMLRAWHGSGKVFRQETVRRFTAPDAPGKRPLGWDIKASEGSSAGSLFGPHTFGHTGYTGTSIWIDPEAAIFAVLLTNRVHPNDDHAEAMLAVRRAFHDNAYRLLTQ, via the coding sequence GTGGCGACGTCCTTTGAGAACCTAAGTCCCCTGCTAGAGAGCGCTATTGCCGAGCGGGTATTTCCCTGCGCCGCCTACGCGATCGGCGTTCCTGGCGACCTTGAATTCGGATTCGCCGGAGCGCACACCTATGCTGCCGCGGCCCCACGAGCCGCTTCAGAAACCCTCTTCGATCTTGCTTCCCTAACCAAACCTCTCTACGTGACGGCCGCCGCCATGCTGCTCCATCAGGAGGGCCGGCTGGACCTGGATGCCCACGCCATAGACATCTGGCCCGAGTTCACCGGAGCGGGCATGGAGGCGATCACGGTGCGCCACTTGCTGCGCCACGACTCGGGGCTGCCGGCCTATCTTCGGATAGAAGACGATGCGCCGACGCCCGGGGAAGCGGCGGCCAAACTGCTCGGACTGCTGCACAAGCCCCTGCCTAGCGATCCGGGGGAAGAGACCGTCTATTCCTGCTTGAACGCAATCTATCTGGATGCCGTTCTACACGAAGTCGTCAATGGCGATGTGAAGATGTTTGTTCGAAAAAAGCTCTATGACACGATCGCTATCCGGCCGCACTTCTTGCCCTCGGAAGAGGATCACGCCCGCTGCGCGCCGACGATCGCCATCGAACCATGGCGGAGACGGGTTCGCGAGAAACAGGGCAAGCCATATGCCGCTGATGCGGTCTTCGTCCAAGGCGAGGTCCACGATCCCCTCGCCTTCCTCCAGGGTGGCGTTTCTGGCAATGCGGGGCTTTTTGGCACGATCGCGGACGTGTCGGGCTTCGCTCAGGAAATGCTGCGGGCATGGCACGGCTCAGGCAAGGTCTTCAGGCAAGAAACGGTCCGTCGTTTCACCGCTCCCGATGCCCCGGGCAAACGTCCGCTGGGATGGGACATCAAGGCCTCCGAGGGGTCGAGCGCGGGATCGCTCTTTGGCCCGCACACTTTCGGCCACACGGGCTACACCGGTACGTCCATCTGGATTGACCCCGAGGCTGCTATTTTCGCGGTGCTTCTTACGAACCGTGTGCACCCGAACGACGACCATGCCGAAGCCATGTTGGCGGTTCGTCGAGCATTCCATGACAACGCGTACCGGCTCCTGACCCAGTAA